In Silene latifolia isolate original U9 population chromosome 6, ASM4854445v1, whole genome shotgun sequence, the genomic window TGTGGCCCTGTGGTACTCCGGGGCTCGGCGCCCGCCGCCAACCTCCTACGGCTATTAAAATGGTTTTCGTTAATCGAAGGATTCTGCCGCACTCGAAAATCAAGATCCAACAAGAAACAAAAGATACTACCACTACCGCCAATACGCCAACTCCTCcgaaaggaacgccgagtaatccctCGCTGTGAGAAGAAGGTCGCCGCCACTAGCACCGCCCCAAGTCCGCTCCCTCTCATTTCCTCTTGAGGCTCCTAAACATCGCCCcagaggatcgacgggaaccgctAACGCGCCCGAAAAACACCGGGACGAAGCCAACGCCGCCCATACCACGCAGACCCATCGACCCCACAACAATACCGACTCGACCTAGGTATCGACGAAGGGAGGCGCTTCCAACAGACACGCCCCAAGGTCCGCACCCACcgcgacaatataaaggcaaaggcctatgatcaattaaaaacaaagtatgAAGAGCAAATGGGATTTACATCAAGCCATCAAGAGCTCTCCATCCCGTAGACGCGGGAGAAGAACGCTGCTTCTTCGCCCGCATTAGACATGACCCAACCTCACCATGGGTAGGTTCTTCCAACGTTGCTCCTTGTCTTCAAAGCAgtggaagtaagagtacaccacGCCGCAAATGTAATAGTCAATGACGATTTtttttgataaaagaaaggaatttacttttggctcaaaggaaggttcatacctccaatcaAGTAGCCTCCAGTCCGATTGGCACCAGAGAAGTCCcttccatcaactccggacgaatcCATGGCCCtcaaagcggatgaggaccgcaaaccaGCAAGGACTCCAATCCCAACCCCCCTAGGGAACTCAAGTCAAAGAAAGGGAAGAAGTCACGACAGCTTTCTTCACcctgtctccgaggtaaatcaagacaagaaccaccaaagctacaaacgagccctctgctcagctgtacaaggaggaggagcgcTTTCCTCCTATCGATTACTACCGGCGCGGTCTTCAGTAGACCTCAACGTAGTATCGGGTACCAAACCCAAGACGCGAACGCCTTCACAGCCGGAGTCGCCCCGATCACCCCGCTGGCCGACCCGCCTCATGCCGTCTCCTGCCACACCATCTCTCGGGCCCCACACGGGGCattaaatcatgccgtagtctcTCAAGCGTGActcacctcaccaaaaggcaggtgaaatgaAGTCGATCCAAAATCGACCAAGAAAGCGCGACTGTGCTTGTGCATGGCTCCGCAAATTTCTCTGGCCATATCCTCTGCACTGTAATCAGCAGGACTCAACGCCCACGCCCACGCGGCTTTCTTCCGCGAGGGGCCATTGTAGTGTTTGGCGCTGTCGGTGGTACCTGAGAACGCACTTGATGTTCCTCActctcctattatgattcgaaataaagctatctttagttttgaatgagtttaaaagaaatttgaacaaagaTAGAAAAgggtaggtaatgagttagggaattcctatttaccaagctcttcaccgtcccgtaggacaagtgaccctctgcagcccacacaaggtgcctactctcctgtGTCTCACCACGCGTGAGTCTCCTCTCCACCGACGcacctcgtccgaggtgggcccgccTCGAATCTCCTCTCATCGGGCCTGCCTCCTCCTCGGAACTCGCCAGGTTTGCacttctttcctaccaagggatcaaaacctaaaagaatatgcaaaacaaaggactaaagacaataaatgacccaaatatgcactaaaaagcatgggaacaaggctaattcggggactaaatatgctcaaattatggtcacatcaaatagatcactaaaatgacatattatgagataatttatttttaattagagagtctaattatgATCTATGATCCTTTCACACAATGCTCTCCCATTTAAGCTaattgactttcaaaataagtaaaACGTAAATATTCATAATGAAAAAAATGACATTGATGTCGTGACGATATTATAAACTGATAAGTGGGTCATTTAATTTACGGTTGGGTTATTCGAATCTCCGAAATATTGTCTATAAGATCTCTATCTCGAACTCTCAATCACTAGCTATATAGTAAGAATTCATCGGTTCGAGACAACAAACTATTATTGGCAAAGCAGTTATGGTGTCAAATTGTAAGTAATGGAATCCTAGCATCTTACGCAACTCCATTAAATTAGGAagtccaaaatacataaaaaaaagGAGTAAAACGCATCACAAAATTCTGAAATATTTTGTCACCACCACTACCATAACATATGTATGAATCCGGAACACAGATATGTTGTTTCTAGATGACGCAACAAAAAAAATCAGCTAATGACCTATATGACACAAAAAGTCATCAGAACTAAGCAGAAGTTTGTTGCGCTGGGCTGAGGCTCCCTGACAATTTAAGTAACACATTTGATATATCTAGTGTTTAATAAAAGATTATCGGAAGGATGACTAACTACTTGTTATTAACATGTTGAGCATAGGAATCCAAGCCATGCTCATTCTGCACGATCATGGTTCTAAGAGACGGGCAGATGATATTTCTAAGAGAGGGGGAATTGCCTTCATTCTACAACATTTGGTTAGAAAGCGAAACTTACCCAGATAAAACAAGTTTACGACACTCTGTAAATCCCCTTGGCCCCCAACTTATTACTTTAAACTAAATGTATCGTCCTTCTTTGATCTTTCCACAAAAACATCTATTTTTCACCTGTCTTGAGCATTCTCCCATCTTTGAACTATCTTATCCACCCTCCCTTCTTCAATTCAATCCCACTCTATGAGATGATGAACGCATAACATACCATGCCATAACAGTTAAAATGCTGGCTTAGCCCTCGGTATATTCTAACTCCCTTCACCACCTTTCAGTTATCCCAAAAATATGGACTTAAGCAACAATAACAGAAGGGCATTGTCCATGGAAATGGAGTTGATTTTCTATTGTGTTAGGCTTATATGATCTCCGAATCAGGAATTTGGAAAGGAGTTTTTCATGGCAACAATCACAGAAAAAGGGTTTCTAAAGGCAGAAACTTTTTAACAATACGATAAAGCAAAGACACATCTATAACTTGTACATCATTGCATTCAAACGTTAAATTGATACCAGAATTATACAAATTACTCCATAGAATTACAGCCGAATACAGGCAGATAACTTAACAaccaaacaacaatgaagaatgACAGGAAGCTGCGAAACGTGAAACAAAAAACTCTCATTGTTCCAATGgcaaataattttttttgtggtgtaatgtgagtatattatatataTCATATCAAAAAAATAATTACATGAGGTTCAAGGATCAAATCCTACTAGAAGCATATCAAACCAACATCATATTTTGCAGCCAAAGTAGCTCAGATTGATCTACTAAAGCCTTACATTTCATTTTAATCCTTCTCTTAATGTCATCCTCTATTCGAGCAGCAGTAACTTCAGGTCTCACTAACCAGGCATTGATCCTGGCATTGTTTCTTTGGAACCAAATAGCATAGCAGTAAGCATTGAACAGGGCCACCTTAAATTTCCATTGCATAGTATTCTGCTAGCAAAGACTCGTCTGTCTATTGTTGGGAAAGCGCCTCCAAACCAATGCAACAAACAAGTCTGAACTTTGACAACATACACACAGTCCGTAAACAGATGCTCCACTGTTTCTGGTTGTCTGTGGCACAGTATACACCAGTCATCTGTGCAACAGCCAAACCTAAATAATTTACTCTTCACATTCATGCCTTCATTCATTCTCAACCAGGTAGGCAAAGAGTGTTTAGGGATATTCCAACTATTCCACACTATATTAGTCCAGTTCAGAGTGGGATGAGTAGGAGTAAGCCAAGCATACCCCTCTTTAATAGAGTAACCTTTAGAGCTCATTATCCATTTGTTGTCATGAAATCTATCCTTCAGCTTCTCTTTTACTTTACACACATTTTTCCAAACCCAGGTTGCATCAGCAGGGGGAGAGTAGTTATGCCAGTCTTGATCTTTAATATACACATCACTGATCCATTTAATCCATAGCCTGTCAGCTTTGCAATAGATCCAATTAACCAGTTTTCCCACATTGGCAATATTCCAGACATCAGCTTTCTTTATCCCTAAACCTCCCTCCTTTTTAGGCAAGGTAACTTTGTACCAAGCTACAAGGGGGACTCTGTGGTAGTCAGAGGAGCCATCCCACAGGAAGTTCCTGCAAATGGCCATAATATGATTAATGATGCATTTAGGGATAATGAACATTTGAGCCCAATAGTTTTGAAGAGTATTGAGAACAGCATTGATGAGAGTCACCCTGCCAGCATAGGAAAGTTTTTTAGCTCCAAGGCCTCTGATCCGTGCCACCATCTTTTCATTTAAGGTAGAGCATTCCTTCTTGGTGAGCCTACCTGCTTTAATAGGCACTCCCAGATACCTGAAAGGCATGGTGCCCTCCCTGAAACCTGTCACCTGTTTAATACCCTCTCTAATGTCCTCAGAAACTCCATTAAAGAAAATTTCAGACTTGGAGTTATTCATGGCCAATCCAGATGCCTTAGAAAAGGAAGAGAAGGCTCTCATGAAAAGCCAAATGGACTGTGGTTTACCCTTGCAGAAGAGAAGTAAGTCATCAGCAAACATGAGGTGTGTGAGCTTCAAGTTCTTGCATAGGGGATGATATTGGAATGGCCATCTTTCAGTTGCAaatttaatcaatcttgttaagTACTCCATGCATATGGTAAATAGAAGAGGAGAAATTGGGTCTCCCTCCCTCAGACCCCTTTGTCCTTGAAAATAGCCAAAATTATTCCCATTCAAAGACAGAGTAAAAGATGTAGACCTCACACATTGCATAACCAGCTGTATGAAGTGAGAAGGAAACTTGAGTCCATGTAGCATCTGCTCAACAAAATCCCACTCAACAGTATCATAAGCTTTTTGCAAATCAATTTTGAATAGACATCTTGGAGTGACAGCTTTTCTGGAATACATATGAATGATGTCCTGACATATGAGAACATTTTCAATGATGGACCTACCTTTAATAAAGGCACCTTGGTTCTCATGAATGATGTCAGGCAAAACTGTAGCCAACCTGTTACAGAGCAGCTTAGATATCACCTTGTAAATCATGTTACAACAGGCTATAGGTCTGAAATGGCTAACAGCAGTTGGTCTGTCAAACTTAGAGATTAGGGTGATATTAGTTGCATTTATCTGGGTGAGCAGACAACCAGTAGTAAAGAAATCCATTATAGCACTGCAAACCTCATCCCCAACAATGTCCCATGAATCCTTGAAGAATCCACTGGTATATCCATCAGGCCCAGGAGCCTTATCCTTAGGAATAGAGAATACTGCACTCTTAATTTCTTCTTTAGTGACTGGAGATAATAAGTAAATACAATGTTGATCACTGCAAAAGGAGCCAGTCTGCAGAACCTCCATTCTCACATGTTCAGTCTCCTTCTTACTGCCTAGCAGACCCTGATAAAACTTCAGGAAAGCATTCTAAATGTTGATAGTATCAGTCCACAGTGTACCATACTGATCTTCAATCTGCACAATCTTGTTTCTCAGGCATCTTTTCTTAATAACATTGTGAAAATAAGCAGTATTGCTATCCCCTTCATCTATCCATTGAGTCTTAGCTTTCTGTTGCAAAAAACTATCCCTAGCTTTAGTCCAGAATCTCACTTTATCAAGAGCCTGCAATTCAAGAGTAATAAGATCAGGGTTATCATAATTATCCTGAAGTTGCAGTTGAATTTCCTCAAGTGTGTGACTGGCTTTGCTTGCATTGAGTTCTACATCTGAAAAACACTCCTTGTTAAGATTCTTAAGACCTCCTTTTAGAGCCTTCAATTTCTTAACCACCCTAAACATCTTAGTACCATCAATCTGCTGACTCCAATAGCTCTTTACTGTGTCAAGAAAATTTGGAGCATcactccacatattaaagtacttaAAGCTATTGGCTCTCCTGCCATCCAATTTCACATTTCTAACAATGCAAGGAGTATGGTCCATGAGCCCTTCCGGATGAAAATGTGCATGCATATCAGGGAACACATCTACCCACTCTTGATTGACTAGAAATCTATCCAATCTACTGTACTTCCTATGACCAGTATCTTGCTTATTTGTCCAAGTGAAGAAAGCACCAGTTGCTGCAATATCCATCATACCACAGGCAGACAAGCAATCATTAAAAGTATCCATATCTTCCGCTTTGAATCGCCCCAAGTCTCTCCTCTCCGGAGAAAGGACAGTGTTGAAATCCCCTGCTAAAGCCCAAGGTATATCACATTGACTGCAATCGACTTCAAATTATCCCATAAATCCAATCTCTGTGAGCCCTCATTGAAAGCATATACAATAGTGAGAAGGAAAACTTGCTGAGTGGCCTTAATTAAGATCCTAGAATGGATGAATTGAGGATCATATTGAATAATGTTGACATCAAACACAGTAGGCCTCCACAACAACCAGACCCTCCCACCTTTATGCAAACTACAATTGGTTGTAACACTCCATCCCTCAAGCATATTATGAGCTATATTACCAACATTAACAccatttatttttgtttctacTAGGCCAAATAAACAGGCCTCATTATTTTGAATAAAACTTTTGACAATTTTTTCTTTATTCACACTATTCATACCTCGAACATTCCAAAACcctatattattcattattattaatagatATTTGAGGGTCACCATTATCCACTACCTGATTCTCCAATTTTTCATTCTCCTCATCTGTAATGTCTTCCACCTGAATGCTGCTATTAACATTATCAGGAGGTTTTGTTTCTGATACAGGAGGTCCTGCAGCTGAAACAGGAGGCCCTGCAACTGTCACTGGTTCAGAATTAGTGTTCTCCAACAGACGAGGGGATGCCACTGTAGACAAAACAGGGAGCTCTTTGTCAGATATTGCAGGATTGCTCACATTCTTTGGAATTGGTCTCCAAACTTTCTTCACTGTAGTCTTAGAATGAGTATTCCTGCTCTGGTCCTTTCTGCAATTTTTGGCTTCATGCCCTAAGCCCTTACATTTATCACATAATAAAGGcttccattcatattcaacaTTTAATATCACAATCTTGCCATTTTCATCACGAAATTTGACAGTTGAAGGAAAACCTTGCCCCACCTTCAGCTCAACCATTGTTCTAGCAAAGCCCAGTCTCGTTTTGTTTGCGGTTGCAGCATCAGACTTCACATAGGGACCTACCAATCCAGCAATGGAGGGTAAACATGTACCCCAAAATTTGAGGGGTAATCCATGGATTCGAATCCATGCTGGCACAACTTTCACTTCTTCCTTCAGGAGATCAATATCCTCTTGCCATGGCTTAACTATCAACggtttattatcaaacatatGATATCCTGCATTGAGCACTTCCTCTTTATCCTTCATCTCCTTAAATCTTACCAAAAAAATCCCATTTggcaagaaggagatcttatcaATACCATGTTTACCCCATATTCTATGCACATATCCCTGCAAGACCCCCCAAGGAGGATTTGCACCTAAAACAAAGCAAGAACCGCGCCCGATTCCAATACGTAATTTCAGCACTGACATCCTCAGGGGTGAATTGCAACAAAGCCGTCTCATCTGATTCAATATTCTCTTCTGTCACCACTATATGGCTGCGTGAACCCTGCTTCTTGCTCCTCTGTGTCACCCATTGTATGCTATCAGGATTCTCCTCATCCTCAAAAGACAGACCAGGCACTGTATGGACTTCATGCATGGGTTTGGTACGTAAAACATCTTCTTCGTCTGGCCCCTGCTTCTTCTCACCATCAGTCCTCCTATCACTCCCCTTCACAGATCCATTACTACTActacttttattatgtttttttgGTGAATTTGATGTAGAAGAACGAGCCATTGTCGTTGAAATTAATGCCCTAGATGGAGATGAACTTTCGCACGTTCAGTCGGCATTTCCAATGGCAAATAATTGTTGAAGTGGATCAACATCAAGAATACAGTTATAGGAATGCTAAGGTGACTCAGAATTTGTATATCAAAATCATATTGCCTAAGATTCCCATTATGATCTTCCCGCTGCATAATCAATCACGACCACATCAATAATAATAGAGCGCTGACAACAAAACAAGGTATCATACTACCATATTCACACTTTCTGCTGAATAAGGGAGCACCCCTTGATTCAGAACCCAAAAAGTCTATGTTTTGACCAATTATATGTATATAAACTCGAATCAACAATTCGTCAACCCTAATTTGTTGACGAATTAACAAATTCGAAACACGTAAAGTTGAAATTAAGGGGAATTAATAGAGAAATTAAACAAACCTCATCAAATTTTGATGACCTGTGAAAGATGGTTCGATTTACAAAACTGAAGCATGCTAATGTGGTTACCAAGGCAACAAAGAAACGGACATCTACATTTTAAGACCTGATTTCCGGGGACTGCATCCATGATTTCCTGACTGCCATACGTTCCGCAAAATGATTTGTGGCAAAGAGTACACCAACAAAGAGTGGGATAGGTTTTCCGGCCAAAGCATACACTTTCCACCGAGATGACATTTCAAGTACTCTTTGGGGAGAAAAGCTTGGATGAGTTGTTGGCAGTACGGTCACATAAACAGAATGGACATCCACATCTCCTTGAACTACTAAACCAGTGGCGTCTTTCGAAACAATTGAGGTAATTTCACAATACGCCAACCCTAGTTTCAATTTATACaccaattacatgtatataaaccCGAATCAATAATTCATCGACCCTAATTTGTTGACTAATTAACAAATTCGAGACACATGAAGTCGAAATTCAAGCAAATTGATAAAGGAATTAAACAAACTTCATCGGATTTTGAAGAACGGCGAGGTTCGATTTACGTCTCCATTGATGAAGGATGTAGCAGATATCGAAGCTTGTTCTTCAAATCCAAGAAGTTGTTTGGtgatcgggggggggggggggagagagagagagagagaaaaaaaaaaaaaattggagacCAAAAGTATGAGACAAATAGTATTTTGGTTAAATAATGAATGATCGTTGGACGAAAAAATGTGGTATTATGTCAGCCATCGATTTGTTTATGCTCTAAGGGCTGTGAGAGGTTTTCACAGTTCTCAATATACtaatggttctcaccggatcctgaccctatatatatatatatatatatatatatatatatatatatatatatatatatatatatatatatatatatatatatatacacaaggTATGTTGCACCCATGTTAGGATGAGGCTGTTGGACCCATCTCCACCATCTGTTCAAAAGCAAATGAATGGTCCAGATTGTGCCACGTCTCGCTAATTAAAACTTCAGGTATGTTGCTCATTTCTCGTCATTGAATGGGAATAATTTTGGCTATTTTCAAGGACAAAGGGGTCTGAGGGAGGGAGACCCAATTTCTCCTCTTCTATTTACCATATGCATGGAGTActtaacaagattgattaaattTGCAATCGAAAGATGGCCATTCCAATATCATCCCCTATGCAAGAACTTGAAGCTCACACACCTCATGTTTCCGATGACTTACTTCTCTCTCGCAAGGGTAAACCACGATCCATTTGGCTTCTCATGAGAGCCTTCTCTTCCTTTTCTAAGGCATCTGGATTGGCCATGAATAACTCCAAGTCTGAAATTTTCTTTAATGGAGTTTATGAGGACATTAGAGAGGGTATTAAACAGTgacaagatatatatatatatatatatatatatatatatatatatatatatatatatatatatatatatatatatatatatatatatatatatatatatatatatacacaaggTATGTTGCACCCATGTTAGGATGATTTTCTTGGACCCATCTCCACCATCTGTTCAAAAGCAAATGAATGGTCCAGATTGTGCCACGTCTCGCTAATTAAAACTTCAGGTATGTTGCTCATTTCTCGTCATTTTACAATCATTTATTCAACTCTCCTTCCACtctcctctttctctctctttgtcatttatcttaagtctacaacttctTCAATTTTGTGCTTTTAATCACCATTTTCGTCGCATTTTGGTCATCTTCAATGCCTGCAACGATTCTGTTCTTCACTACTATAAACATCGTCATCAATTTCGTGctaatttaagtaatttttaaCGATTTTCATTCACCTTTCTAGATTTCGTTTGTACAATTAATTTGAATATAATATTTTCGAAATGAGCTTACGTTTTGCCTTTCTGTTATAATTAATTTGCAAAATTAATAATTCTCATTCACCTATTGCAGATTTTTTGCGTATCTTCGCCTCTATCGTTTGTTCCTTCTATCCCGTCTTATTCGTCATAATCAAGTTACGATTTTTTCAATTCTCTTGCGCTTGTGCATTTTTGGATCTTACACTGTGTTCTTGCATATTATTGTAAGAATTCTTTTTGttttttgtaattaatttgtttttttcttAATTGTGCATATTTAACATGAAATCCTACTTTTATGTGGTTTTTGCTCATTATCATGGTCTAGTTTTGTTATTGATATTGCTTTGTGTTTTCTAGAGTTAATATACTTGATTTTTCGTCATTTTAGAGGTTAATTACGTTATTGTAGCTTTGTTTAGGTGTGTATTACATTACTATGTCCGTTTTCccaattttcatttatttttccaTTGTTGTTTTGTGTTCTTCATTCTTTGTTGTAATCAGGTACTCAATTGTGAAAATTAGGTTAATTTGAATTCTAATTAAATGAATCCATTACCTTGACTGCAATTAAACGATAATCCTGAAAATGTTGTGTGTTTAAGGTTAAGTTCTTTGTTGAATGAGAGTCCTGACAAATACTATTACTTCCTCTATTTGCATTCTATTAGTATTTCTTAGTACACAACAGATAATGTGATACTGTGACTTGCGGGTGGACATTTGTAGATGTACTATGGCTTATATTTTGGTTTGATTTTAATAAATATTTCCTTGTTGGCGGATTGTTTTAAGAACTCATGTCATCCTAGGAAACACTTAGGGGCGTGGTCATGTAGTGTCTTATTTTTTCCGAGTAATTTCACCGTCATTTCTCTTTCATGTATTCGGATGTTAGCTTTTCTATGTGCAAGAGTAGTAGTTAACTTTTTGAGTCACTATCTACTCAATGTTTTGTATATAACAGTTTGATCCTCGGGATGCTCTAGTTAGAGCTAAAATTATATCATGGAATATGATTTTATATTTATACTCTTGTAGTCTATAGCATGTAATAATGATCATCCAAGGATAATGGCCCAACTATTTTTTCCATTTGCTGCTTGATATTTTGATTGGATAGAATGTTGCTGATGAATTATAGTACATATTTGTTTATTGTTTAATAGTAAATCAATAGATTACTGTGATGCTAATGGCATTAATATAGACCTATTCTAACATGATGGTTGACCTTTCATTCAGCAGTGTAATTTGTGCTGATATCCTTTCTTTTCAAatctatttttctattttttttagctAGAGTTTTTGTTCTGTACTCAGGTACTAGAGGGAAAATAGAGTTCAGAAAGTTAAATAATTGGTGTTGCCTGTGAAAAGAGGTCATGTGGACGTTTGTGCTACGTAGATCACTTCTAATCACCCTTATATTATTTGTTTGTGCTAGAGCCATCATTCTTGAACTGAAATGATTGTTTAACCTATGCTAAATTAAATTATACATATAGCCACCATCCTTATTTATTCTGCAACATATTACATAAAGCAAAATTTATGTGCTTATTATGTGTTAGAGTGGCTTTCGGTAGATTCACGTAATAAGAAAAAGATTAAATTAGGTGATTTCAACTATTAATGACCATGTTTCataatattaccttctaatttcacaatataagctctaggattcacaaaacaaagtataagattcacaaaataagaaaaagagtaaATAGGTgatttgaccatttatgaccaagtttcataaAATTGCCTTCTAGAATTCATAAtataagctctaggattcacaaaataagaaaaatggcAAAATAAGGGAACCCTGGTCATGTATGACTGATATTGTAAATCTTGGTCTGTAGGAGTGCTATATTTTATTCATGGAGTttcattttcttattttgtgaatcataagcttatattgtgaaattagaagattatattgtgaaacttggccATCAATGTGTGAGATCGTCTATTTAGGACGGTTTCTATTTATTGGTCCTTATATTCTCTCAATCTGTAGTATGGCACAAATACCACCTACGACTGTCAACAATACCCAAGTTATAGTGTTTAGCTCTTGTATTCAATGCACACTCGCATGCTAACCAGTTTATCATGCTAACCAGTTTAAAGGT contains:
- the LOC141588081 gene encoding uncharacterized protein LOC141588081, with amino-acid sequence MDTFNDCLSACGMMDIAATGAFFTWTNKQDTGHRKYSRLDRFLVNQEWVDVFPDMHAHFHPEGLMDHTPCIVRNVKLDGRRANSFKYFNMWSDAPNFLDTVKSYWSQQIDGTKMFRVVKKLKALKGGLKNLNKECFSDVELNASKASHTLEEIQLQLQDNYDNPDLITLELQALDKVRFWTKARDSFLQQKAKTQWIDEGDSNTAYFHNVIKKRCLRNKIVQIEDQYGTLWTDTINI